A genome region from Synchiropus splendidus isolate RoL2022-P1 chromosome 5, RoL_Sspl_1.0, whole genome shotgun sequence includes the following:
- the sirt3 gene encoding NAD-dependent protein deacetylase sirtuin-3, mitochondrial isoform X2 → MLVEAHGSFSTATCTVCRRKYEGADLRPDVMSGTVPKCPTCKGVVKPDIVFFGEELPVHFFKYLTDFPQADLLIIMGTSLEVEPFASLAWAVRSSVPRLLINRDLVGPFAAARRRPHDVVQQGDVVSGVQTFVDELGWAQDLEELMKNAAKIATTKAEE, encoded by the exons ATGCTAGTGGAAGCCCACGGATCGTTTTCGACTGCGACCTGCACTGTGTGTCGGAGGAAATACGAGGGAGCTGACTTGCGA CCAGATGTGATGAGTGGAACAGTCCCAAAGTGTCCGACCTGTAAGGGAGTCGTGAAGCCGGATATTGTCTTTTTTGGAGAAGAGCTTCCAGTCCATTTCTTCAAGTACCTGACAGACTTTCCACAGGCAGatctcctcatcatcatggGTACGTCACTTGAG GTGGAGCCCTTTGCCAGTCTAGCCTGGGCAGTTCGCAGCTCAGTTCCTCGACTGCTCATCAACAGAGACTTGGTGGGTCCTTTCGCAGCTGCTCGCAGAAGACCTCATGATGTCGTGCAACAGGGTGATGTAGTCAGTGGGGTGCAGACGTTTGTGGATGAGCTTGGATGGGCACAGGACTTGGAGGAGTTGATGAAGAATGCTGCTAAGATA GCCACTACGAAGGCAGAAGAATGA
- the sirt3 gene encoding NAD-dependent protein deacetylase sirtuin-3, mitochondrial isoform X3, which yields MSGTVPKCPTCKGVVKPDIVFFGEELPVHFFKYLTDFPQADLLIIMGTSLEVEPFASLAWAVRSSVPRLLINRDLVGPFAAARRRPHDVVQQGDVVSGVQTFVDELGWAQDLEELMKNAAKIATTKAEE from the exons ATGAGTGGAACAGTCCCAAAGTGTCCGACCTGTAAGGGAGTCGTGAAGCCGGATATTGTCTTTTTTGGAGAAGAGCTTCCAGTCCATTTCTTCAAGTACCTGACAGACTTTCCACAGGCAGatctcctcatcatcatggGTACGTCACTTGAG GTGGAGCCCTTTGCCAGTCTAGCCTGGGCAGTTCGCAGCTCAGTTCCTCGACTGCTCATCAACAGAGACTTGGTGGGTCCTTTCGCAGCTGCTCGCAGAAGACCTCATGATGTCGTGCAACAGGGTGATGTAGTCAGTGGGGTGCAGACGTTTGTGGATGAGCTTGGATGGGCACAGGACTTGGAGGAGTTGATGAAGAATGCTGCTAAGATA GCCACTACGAAGGCAGAAGAATGA
- the cdhr5a gene encoding cadherin-related family member 5: MELQVKPLSVVLGWFICLYAVCAGQRLCTVPPGPVTVAENNTADVQLVKIVSNSDVVLTVVVNPEDLFYLKGNALMVKRGVDYESLSAATLLVWVQCSKPGSKSVNESVEVLVENVNDNPPNFDQNHYIVEVNELTAVNSSVGLIEATDIDSNPLYYRLEPATDKYFRLENINSPRLLVKSIIEYDVVQKISLVLHVQDTFNGSASNKPFFTSVATITVLVKDVDNRPPWFQPCVRTNLGIAKLCVSSGYRGRVNLTEKEEGPLVLEPGPVFARDGDKNRSEQISYRILRGNEGNIFQIDEETGNISMAKAADIIGPITLTVLASQVTNRDQFAVTQVTMEVMKKSRNPPRFERERYEGFIYSNSVPESMILRDRNTYRPFRVRARDEDFASGVNPDVKYEVQYSSYVNVTSEGFVILKRVVKTESFALQIRAVDSTTGEFGTAALSVQVIPADTAASPSNVGYRAGDMALLGLVMAALLVLCLIVIGFLISRLWKVNAGVDKLCECLSPCLSSRPRMGHRDSLQYTNDGYQNEAEGSREGSVRWNNMPRRSTFPQSQGRVNPRHCSSCGGFSNHVPRGSPSVRPFRRGRGDGDEYDFKATRQKRKEGQKTVWFKQIEDSSDIEVEIIPDTVGRVEEETQEELEGEVEMEPVRDPAAPQREPEEENSEAAEEHGSTSNEKQGEREEA; this comes from the exons ATGGAACTTCAAGTGAAACCTCTGAGTGTTGTCCTTGGATGGTTTATCTGCCTGTATGCGGTGTGTGCCGGTCAAAGAC TTTGCACAGTTCCTCCTGGTCCGGTGACGGTGGCAGAGAATAACACGGCCGACGTGCAGCTGGTGAAAATCGTTTCCAACAGCGACGTTGTCCTGACTGTGGTGGTGAACCCTGAGGACCTCTTCTACCTGAAGGGAAATGCACTGATGGTCAAGAGAGGAGTCGACTATGAG TCGCTGTCTGCAGCGACTCTGTTGGTGTGGGTGCAGTGCAGCAAACCAGGCTCCAAATCA GTGAACGAGTCAGTGGAAGTTTTAGTTGAAAATGTCAACGACAACCCTCCGAACTTCGATCAAAACCACTACATAGTCGAAGTGAACGAG CTCACTGCAGTCAATTCCAGTGTGGGACTAATCGAAGCCACTGACATTGACTCAAACCCCCTCTACTACCGCCTGGAGCCAGCCACA GATAAATATTTCCGCCTGGAGAACATCAACAGCCCAAGGCTCCTTGTCAAAAGCATCATAGAGTACGACGTGGTGCAGAAGATCTCTTTGGTTCTGCATGTGCAG GACACCTTTAACGGTTCGGCCTCCAACAAGCCCTTCTTCACCTCGGTGGCCACCATCACGGTGCTTGTGAAAGATGTGGACAACAGGCCACCGTGGTTCCAACCCTGTGTCCGGACAAATTTAGGCATCGCAAAGTTGTGCGTGAGCTCGGGATACAGAGGGAGAGTCAACCTGACTGAGAAGGAG GAAGGGCCGTTGGTTCTGGAGCCTGGGCCAGTGTTTGCCAGGGATGGAGACAAAAACAGGAGTGAGCAGATCAGCTACAGAATATTGCGAG GGAATGAAGGAAACATTTTCCAGATTGATGAGGAGACTGGGAACATCAGCATGGCAAAAGCTGCTGACATCATCGGGCCCATCACTCTGACTGTTCTG GCTTCACAGGTCACCAACAGAGATCAGTTCGCAGTGACTCAGGTCACCatggaggtgatgaagaagagcagaaACCCTCCTCGTTTTGAGAGGGAGCGATATGAAGGATTCATCTACAGCAACTCGGTGCCTGAGAGTATGATTCTGAGGGACCGCAACACCTACCGGCCATTCAGGGTCAGAGCCAGGGACGAGGACTTTGCTAGC GGTGTGAATCCTGACGTGAAGTATGAGGTTCAGTACAGCAGCTACGTCAATGTCACCTCAGAAGGTTTCGTGATTCTGAAGAGAGTCGTGAAGACGGAGTCATTTGCTCTGCAG ATCAGAGCAGTGGACTCCACCACCGGCGAGTTTGGAACGGCTGCTCTCTCAGTGCAGGTTATTCCAG CCGACACTGCTGCGTCCCCGTCAAACGTGGGCTACCGCGCAGGTGACATGGCGCTGCTGGGGCTGGTGATGGCTGCCTTGCTGGTCCTCTGTCTGATCGTGATCGGCTTCTTGATTTCCCGTTTGTGGAAGGTCAACGCCGGCGTGGACAAACTGTGTGAG TGCCTGAGCCCCTGTCTCTCGAGCCGCCCACGGATGGGCCACAGAGACTCCCTTCAGTACACCAATGACGGCTACCAGAATGAGGCAGAGGGCAGCCGGGAGGGATCCGTACGCTGGAATAACATGCCGAGACGGAGCACCTTCCCTCAGTCGCAGGGCAGAGTCAATCCTCGCCACTGCTCCTCCTGTGGAGGCTTCTCAAACCACGTGCCAAGAGGCAGCCCCTCTGTCAGGCCCTTCAGGAGGGGCAGAGGTGACGGGGATGAGTATGATTTTAAGGCAACCaggcagaagaggaaggaggggcAGAAGACCGTGTGGTTCAAACAGATTGAGGATTCCTCAGACATCGAGGTGGAAATAATCCCAGACACGGTGGGAcgagtggaggaggagacgcaggaggagctggagggagAGGTGGAGATGGAGCCTGTCAGGGACCCTGCAGCTCCTCAAAGGGAGCCAGAAGAGGAAAACTCGGAGGCTGCAGAGGAGCATGGATCAACCAGCAATGAGAAGCaaggtgagagagaggaagcCTGA
- the drd4b gene encoding dopamine receptor D4b, giving the protein MSDKLVNVSNHSLQATEGAHYNFPALVFGILLIVVVSGGNLLVCLSVYLEKALKTTTNYFIVSLAFADLLLALLVLPLFVYAEFQGGVWSLNMLLCDGLMTMDVMLCTASIFNLCAISVDRFIAVSIPLNYNRKHVDQRQLILLSATWLLALAVASPVIFGINNVPNRNPTECKLEDNNYVVYSSVCSYFIPCPIMVLLYFGVFRGLRHWEETRRAKLRSSIEACRKLQHAAMATALTPLAGTIPGPLPMPLPRIIERDLAQSRLDDTDDEIQQEIPYPRQYRENSVPTVTFNPQQLKKRAKINSRERKAMRVLPVVVGCFLFCWTPFFVVHTLRAVCITCNIHPGLISTVTWLGYVNSALNPIIYTVFNTEFKKFFKKCFQSCC; this is encoded by the exons ATGTCGGACAAGTTGGTCAACGTGTCCAACCACTCGCTCCAAGCGACTGAGGGCGCCCACTATAACTTCCCAGCACTTGTTTTTGGGATTTTACTCATCGTGGTCGTCTCTGGAGGAAACCTGCTGGTGTGTCTGAGCGTTTATTTGGAGAAAGCGTTGAAAACCACCACCAACTATTTCATCGTCAGCCTGGCGTTTGCGGACCTGCTGCTGGCGCTCCTGGTTCTGCCGCTGTTCGTTTACGCAGAG ttccAGGGTGGAGTTTGGTCCTTGAATATGCTGCTGTGTGATGGCCTAATGACCATGGATGTGATGCTCTGCACTGCGTCTATTTTCAACCTCTGTGCCATCAGTGTGGACAG GTTCATTGCTGTATCCATACCGCTGAACTACAACAGAAAGCATGTGGACCAGCGACAACTCATCCTCCTCTCTGCAACCTGGCTGCTTGCGTTGGCTGTTGCCTCACCAGTGATTTTTGGCATCAACAACGTCCCCAACCGCAATCCCACCGAGTGCAAACTGGAGGACAACAACTACGTGGTGTACTCCTCCGTCTGCTCCTACTTCATCCCCTGTCCAATCATGGTTCTGCTGTACTTTGGGGTTTTCCGTGGCCTGCGACACTGGGAAGAGACTCGAAGAGCGAAACTGCGCAGCAGCATTGAGGCCTGCAGGAAGCTCCAGCATGCCGCCATGGCCACTGCTCTGACCCCACTTGCCGGGACGATCCCTGGACCCCTGCCCATGCCTCTGCCGAGGATCATTGAAAGGGACTTGGCTCAGTCTAGACTGGACGACACTGACGATGAAATACAGCAGGAGATTCCTTATCCACGGCAGTACAGAGAGAACTCGGTGCCGACGGTGACTTTCAACCCCCAGCAACTCAAGAAGAGAGCCAAGATCAACAGCAGGGAGAGGAAAGCAATGCGAGTCCTGCCAGTTGTCGTGG GTTGTTTCCTCTTCTGCTGGACACCTTTCTTCGTGGTCCACACGCTGCGAGCAGTGTGCATCACCTGCAACATCCACCCTGGACTCATCAGTACCGTCACATGGTTGGGCTACGTCAACAGCGCCCTCAACCCCATCATCTACACCGTCTTCAACACGGAGTTCAAGAAGTTCTTCAAGAAATGcttccagagctgctgctga
- the sirt3 gene encoding NAD-dependent protein deacetylase sirtuin-3, mitochondrial isoform X1 gives MASLLSPVTVGLQRTIFAGAGACRTVSRGLRGKCVFPTAVCSRKFHLARACGFFSRGGAAGSEQETLASIAKRLGDHQFKKVVVMAGAGISTPSGIPDFRSPGSGLYDNLQQYNLPYAEAIFEINFFHHNPEPFFALAKELYPGNYQPNLTHYFVQLLHKKGLLLRMYTQNIDGLERLAGIPPEMLVEAHGSFSTATCTVCRRKYEGADLRPDVMSGTVPKCPTCKGVVKPDIVFFGEELPVHFFKYLTDFPQADLLIIMGTSLEVEPFASLAWAVRSSVPRLLINRDLVGPFAAARRRPHDVVQQGDVVSGVQTFVDELGWAQDLEELMKNAAKIATTKAEE, from the exons ATGGCTTCCCTCTTGTCACCTGTCACAGTTGGTTTACAGCGCACTATATTTGCAGGTGCAGGAGCGTGCCGGACTGTTTCGAGAG GTCTGCGGGGAAAGTGTGTGTTTCCAACTGCTGTCTGTAGCAGAAAGTTTCATCTTGCGCG GGCTTGTGGATTCTTCTCACGCGGTGGTGCTGCTGGCAGTGAgcaggagaccctggcttccatCGCTAAAAGACTTGGAGACCATCAGTTCAAGAAGGTTGTGGTGATGGCAGGGGCAGGGATCAGCACTCCCAGCGGCATCCCAGACTTTAG GTCCCCTGGCAGTGGTCTCTATGACAACCTGCAGCAGTACAACCTGCCTTATGCTGAGGCCATATTTGAAATCAATTTTTTCCACCACAACCCTGAACCATTCTTTGCACTGGCCAAAGAGCTGTACCCAGGAAATTATCAGCCAAACCTCACACACTACTTTGTTCAACTGCTTCACAAGAAGGGCCTGCTTCTCAGAATGTACACACAAAACATTGACGGTCTGGAACGAT TGGCAGGGATTCCTCCAGAGATGCTAGTGGAAGCCCACGGATCGTTTTCGACTGCGACCTGCACTGTGTGTCGGAGGAAATACGAGGGAGCTGACTTGCGA CCAGATGTGATGAGTGGAACAGTCCCAAAGTGTCCGACCTGTAAGGGAGTCGTGAAGCCGGATATTGTCTTTTTTGGAGAAGAGCTTCCAGTCCATTTCTTCAAGTACCTGACAGACTTTCCACAGGCAGatctcctcatcatcatggGTACGTCACTTGAG GTGGAGCCCTTTGCCAGTCTAGCCTGGGCAGTTCGCAGCTCAGTTCCTCGACTGCTCATCAACAGAGACTTGGTGGGTCCTTTCGCAGCTGCTCGCAGAAGACCTCATGATGTCGTGCAACAGGGTGATGTAGTCAGTGGGGTGCAGACGTTTGTGGATGAGCTTGGATGGGCACAGGACTTGGAGGAGTTGATGAAGAATGCTGCTAAGATA GCCACTACGAAGGCAGAAGAATGA
- the psmd13 gene encoding 26S proteasome non-ATPase regulatory subunit 13, producing the protein MKDVNGFLKQQQSNSSTPEMATEWHTLEDLYNKRLWHQLTLKLTDFVKDPCFKTGDGLIQLYDNFISDFEHRINPLSLVEIILFVARQMTDPKDAITFLEKTKEKVKSSDEAVILCKTSIGSLKLEINDLPATKKIIEEVEEMLNNLPGVTTVHGRFYDLSSKYYRIIGNHASYYKDALRYLGCVDIKDLRETEKQERAFTLGLAGLLGEGVYNFGELLMHPVLESLRNTDKQWLIDTLYAFNGGNVEKFQGFKSAWGQQPDLAAHEAKLMQKIQLLCVMEMTFTRPANHRQLTFTEISQSAKIPVNEVELLVMKALSVGLIKGNIDEVEQKVQMTWVQPRVLDLQQIKGMKERLDFWCGDVKNMAMLVEQQAHDILT; encoded by the exons ATGAAAGATGTCAACGGTTTTcttaaacaacaacagagcAATAGCTCCACGCCAGAAATGGCGACCGAGTGGCACACTCTGGAGGATTTGTACAACAAAAG ATTGTGGCATCAGTTGACTCTAAAGTTAACTGACTTTGTGAAAGACCCCTGCTTCAAAACTGGAGATGGCCTCATACAG CTTTATGATAATTTCATTAGTGACTTCGAGCACAG AATCAACCCACTCTCCCTGGTGGAGATCATCTTGTTTGTTGCCAGGCAGATGACAG ATCCCAAGGACGCCATCACCTTTCTTGAGAAGACCAAGGAAAAG GTGAAAAGCAGCGACGAAGCCGTCATTCTTTGCAAGACATCCATTGGCAGTCTCAAACTGGAAATCAATGACCTTCCTGCCACAAAG AAAATAattgaagaggtggaggagatgctAAACAACTTGCCTGGGGTTACAACAGTGCACGGCAGATTCTACGACCTTTCCAGCAAATACTACCGTATCATTGGGAACCATGCTTCCTACTACAAGGATGCGTTGAGATACTTAGGATGTGTTGATATTAAAGACCTTCGTG AAACTGAGAAGCAGGAGCGAGCGTTCACCCTTGGATTGGCTGGTCTCTTGGGAGAAGGCGTGTACAACTTTGGAGAGCTT ctGATGCATCCGGTGCTCGAGTCTCTGAGGAACACAGACAAGCAGTGGCTCATTGACACGTTATATGCATTCAATGGTGGCAATGTTGAGAAGTTCCAGGGATTCAAGTCTGCATGGGGACAACAG CCTGACCTTGCAgcacatgaagccaaactgatgcagaagatTCAGCTTCTCTGTGTGATGGAG ATGACCTTCACCCGTCCTGCTAACCACCGACAGCTGACTTTCACTGAGATCTCTCAAAGTGCCAAAATTCCAGTCAATGAG GTGGAGCTTCTGGTGATGAAGGCTCTGTCGGTCGGCCTTATAAAGGGCAACATCGATGAAGTGGAGCAGAAAGTACAGATGACCTGGGTGCAGCCCAGAGTGCTGGATCTGCAACAG ATCAAGGGAATGAAGGAGCGGTTGGACTTCTGGTGTGGGGATGTCAAGAACATGGCCATGCTGGTGGAGCAGCAAGCCCACGACATCCTCACCTGA